From Spirochaetota bacterium, a single genomic window includes:
- the rmuC gene encoding DNA recombination protein RmuC translates to MIEYLVVTLLAMLAVVLLLQIVSLSRARPGGDSETRFRALEAAQERFERAVKEELTRARAEYASAGKLSREEISASFSKLADSMLGRMTDIATLQKGQLDTFSRQIAALADSNESRMERMRATIDERMKLLQRDNAEKLEQMRATVDEKLHSTLEKRLGESFKLVSDRLEMVYRGLGEMQVLAGDVGDLKKVLTNVKSRGTWGEIQLGALLEQLLVREQYDTNVATSPGSRERVEFAIRLPGRDGGGEGQVWLPIDAKFPLEDYQRILEAQDAGNAKAAEDAGRALEARLKTSAKDIRDKYIEPPHTTDFGIMYLPTEGLYAEALRRPGLADFLQRECRVVVAGPTTLAALLNSLQMGFRTLAIEKRSSEVWALLAAVKNEFGKFGEVLEKTQQKLREASTTIEDAARKSRTIERKLRKVEELPAPGRAALVGEDTEE, encoded by the coding sequence ATGATCGAGTACCTTGTAGTGACGCTTCTGGCGATGCTCGCCGTGGTGCTGCTGTTGCAGATCGTGTCGCTTTCCCGTGCGCGCCCCGGCGGCGATTCCGAAACGCGCTTCCGGGCCCTGGAGGCCGCGCAGGAGCGCTTCGAGCGCGCGGTGAAGGAGGAGCTCACCCGCGCACGCGCCGAGTATGCCTCCGCGGGGAAACTTTCACGCGAGGAGATATCCGCCTCCTTCTCGAAGCTCGCCGATTCCATGCTCGGCCGCATGACCGACATCGCCACTTTACAGAAGGGCCAGCTCGACACCTTCTCGAGGCAGATAGCGGCCCTTGCCGATTCGAACGAGTCCCGCATGGAGCGCATGCGCGCGACCATCGACGAGAGGATGAAGCTTCTCCAGCGGGACAACGCGGAAAAGCTTGAACAGATGCGCGCCACGGTGGACGAAAAGCTCCATTCCACGCTCGAGAAACGGCTGGGAGAGTCGTTCAAGCTCGTGAGCGACCGGCTCGAAATGGTGTACCGCGGGCTGGGCGAGATGCAGGTCCTCGCGGGAGACGTGGGCGATCTCAAAAAGGTGCTCACCAACGTGAAATCGCGCGGCACCTGGGGCGAGATACAGCTGGGGGCGCTCCTTGAACAGCTGCTCGTGCGCGAGCAGTACGACACGAACGTGGCGACAAGCCCCGGGAGCCGCGAGCGGGTCGAGTTCGCGATACGGCTCCCGGGGCGCGACGGCGGCGGGGAAGGGCAGGTGTGGCTCCCCATCGACGCGAAGTTTCCCCTGGAGGATTACCAGCGCATCCTGGAGGCGCAGGACGCCGGCAACGCGAAGGCGGCCGAGGACGCGGGCAGGGCACTCGAAGCGCGATTGAAGACGAGCGCGAAAGACATTCGCGACAAGTATATCGAACCCCCCCATACCACGGACTTCGGGATCATGTACCTCCCCACCGAGGGACTCTACGCCGAGGCGCTCCGCCGGCCGGGGCTCGCGGATTTTCTTCAGCGGGAATGCCGCGTGGTGGTTGCGGGACCCACCACCCTCGCGGCGCTCCTCAACAGCCTGCAGATGGGATTTCGCACCCTCGCGATCGAGAAGCGATCGAGCGAGGTATGGGCGCTCCTGGCCGCGGTGAAAAACGAGTTTGGAAAATTCGGGGAGGTGCTCGAGAAGACGCAGCAGAAGCTGCGCGAGGCGAGCACGACAATCGAGGACGCGGCCCGCAAGTCGCGCACCATAGAACGAAAATTGAGAAAGGTCGAAGAGCTCCCGGCGCCGGGCAGGGCCGCGCTCGTCGGCGAGGACACGGAGGAATGA
- the thiD gene encoding bifunctional hydroxymethylpyrimidine kinase/phosphomethylpyrimidine kinase has translation MTIARVLTIAGSDSGGGAGIQADLKTITVLGGFGMSVVTALTAQNTLGVQGIFEVPGEFIERQFDSVASDIGVDAAKTGMLASPEIIRTVVRKIEEYGIEKLVVDPVMVAKGGASLLQDNAKSVLIEKLLPRAFVVTPNIPEAEVLAGIAIAGEQEMRRAAQIIRGLGAQSVVIKGGHLEGSAVDLLFDGNDFVLFESPRLATADTHGTGCTFSAAIATGIAQGMSVRDAVARAKEYIGTAIAHSLRLGGGHGPTDHAAWILKR, from the coding sequence ATGACAATCGCGCGGGTGCTCACGATCGCGGGCTCGGACTCGGGGGGAGGCGCGGGAATCCAGGCCGACCTGAAAACGATCACGGTCCTGGGGGGATTCGGGATGAGCGTCGTCACGGCGCTCACGGCCCAGAACACGCTCGGGGTGCAGGGGATATTCGAGGTGCCGGGGGAATTCATCGAGCGGCAGTTCGATTCGGTCGCGTCCGACATCGGGGTGGACGCGGCCAAGACGGGGATGCTCGCGTCGCCCGAGATAATCCGGACCGTTGTGCGAAAGATCGAGGAGTACGGGATCGAAAAGCTCGTGGTGGATCCGGTCATGGTGGCGAAGGGCGGGGCGTCGCTTCTTCAAGACAACGCGAAATCGGTGCTCATTGAAAAACTGCTCCCGCGCGCCTTCGTGGTCACGCCCAATATCCCCGAAGCAGAGGTCCTCGCGGGCATCGCCATCGCCGGCGAACAGGAGATGCGCCGCGCCGCCCAGATCATACGCGGACTGGGCGCGCAGAGCGTAGTCATTAAAGGGGGCCACCTGGAAGGTTCGGCGGTCGATCTGCTCTTCGACGGGAACGACTTCGTGCTCTTCGAGTCGCCGCGCCTCGCCACCGCCGATACGCACGGTACCGGGTGTACCTTCTCGGCGGCGATCGCGACGGGTATCGCCCAGGGCATGAGTGTGAGGGACGCTGTCGCGCGTGCGAAGGAGTATATCGGCACCGCGATCGCCCATTCCCTCCGCCTGGGGGGCGGGCACGGGCCCACCGACCACGCCGCCTGGATACTGAAACGCTGA